The genomic region CGATAGGCAGCCACGAGAGACGGGGTAAATGATCCATTACATCCTTTTTAGGACACAATCACATGCTACCGAGGACGTTTCAAGGGTCAGGCAGGCCCTTGTTAACGTCTTGCCTCCCGATACCCCGATTAAGGAGGAGGAGACGAGGGGCTATTTTGATAACCCGATAACCGTTTTGACGGCGCGCCTCGAGAAGAAGGCCGCCGAGGAGTACGTTAAATTTTTAAAGTCCAGGCTTCTCGAGGCCGATTTAAAGGAGCTGGTGAAGGAGCTTCCTGAGCGGGTTAGCGATGATTGCGACTTTTATCTAAAGCTCTCCAAGCAGGACGCATACCTGGGTGACATCCGCCTCACGTATGCGGAGGATGTGATTGCCATAAGGGCCAAGGTGGCCGCATACCCGGCCAGGCGCGAGGCGGCCCTGAAGGTACTGGAGGAGTACTTCAATGATCCGTGAGGCGTTTTATGACCTGGGAGTGCACGCCTACCCCGAAGGCGGGAGCACTTTATCATTAATGGCGTTGAAGGCGAAAGAGTATGGTTATGCGGGCCTTTGTACTGTTAACCACTCTGATTTTTTCCTTGACGTGAAGAAGGTGCCTGTGCCTGAGGGCGTCGAAGTGGTGCAGGGCGTCGAGGTCGTGGCGAGAGACGCTAATGACCTTCGGAGGCAGGTGGACAGGTTCAGGAAGAAGGTGAGGGTACTAGCCGTCCATGGCGGCGACGCGGCCATCAACCGGGCGGCGTGCGAGGAGGAGCGAGTCGACATTTTGATGCACCCGCAGGACGGAAAGACGGGCGGCCTAAACCACGTCCTGGCGAGGCTGGCGGCCGATAAGGGCGTTGCCATAGGCTTCGAGCTTTTACCGATAATCTATAATAAGGGCGGCTCCCGCGTGAGGACTCTTTCCGGTTACCGTGCCAACCTCGCCCTGGCGAAAAAGTACGGGGCGCCATTCGTGGTCGTATCGGGCGCCATGTCTATTTACGACATGAGGGACGTGCGAACGGCGCTCTCCCTTTGCAGGCTGCTCGGCATGGGCGAAAAGGACGCAATCAGGGGCCTCTCCTTTTATCCTTCAGAGATACTAAGGCGCAGCTCGCCTGGCTACATCATGGAAGGCGTCCAGGTCATAGGATAAGGGCTCTGTAGATGAGAAAAGCCTTATTATTATTAAATGCATATTAAGTCTAAAAATGGTATCACTTATCACACGATTTGCCATGTGGTGGTTACATGGACATTTCAGTTATCATTCCCACGTATAACGAGGAAAAGTATATTGAGACCTGCCTGAGGTCACTGAAGTGCCAGGATTTTTCGGGCAACTATGAGGTCATAGTCTCCGATGGGAGCAGCACCGATGCCACGGTGGAGATCGCATGCAAGTATGCCGACAGGGTGATTGTGGACCGCAAGGATACAATTGCGTATGGCAGGCAGGTTGGCTCAATGGCGGCCAGGTACCCCGTCTTAGCCTTCACCGATGCTGATACGTTCATACCATCTGACTGGCTGAGCAGCCTGGCGGCGTCGCTCGAGGACAGCAGGGTCGTGGGCGTCCATGGAAAACTTTTACCATTAGACGGGAACCGCTTTGAGCAAGAGTTCTGTAACTACGTGTTGCCCCCGTTCTCCCGGTTCATGGTACAGATTAACAAGCCCTCGGTGCCCGGCTCGAACTTTGCCGTCAGGAGAAGGGCGTTCAACAAGGTCAAGGGCTTTAATACGAAGCTGGTCACAGGGGAGGACGTGGACCTGTGCAACCGCATAAAATCGCTGGGCAGGTTCGTCTACAATCCTGATGCAGTCGTTTACGTGTCCACGAGAAGGGTACGCCAGTGGGGCTACCTGAAAATGCTATCGTTCTACACGGCTAACACGATACGCTACCATACTTTTGGCTCGGTTAGCAAGTATTTTGAGCCTATACGCTAGTCGGCTTTTGTGATCTTATCGTATGGGACGTCGACGCGAACTAGCTTTGGCAGCCTGCCATATGTTGCCATGCTATCCCCTATGATGCCTATGGCGCCGGAGACCTCGGGCACCTCTTTGAGAAAGTCGAATGCATGAGCTAACGATTCTTTGTCAATTATGCGGTTTCCGAGGGCAGTGGCCGCGGCGTCGGCCAGGGAGACGTCTTCAGATATAACGAGGGCGGCGTCTGAGTTGCCGAGGCTAATCGACGGCCCGACGGTGCCAGAAGAGGTGCATATGCCCAGGATGCTACCCCTTGGCTCGACCTCCAGGCCCAGGCCCTTGATTGGCGACTCGCCGGCGTAGATGCCCACCACCACGGGGCGGTCGTTGATGAGCGCAATGTCGCCGCCGTTATCGATGATGGCGTGGGCGCAGCCAGCCCTCACCATGTCCTCGAGGGCGAGCCAGGCGATGGTCCCTGCCACGGCTGCCATGGGGCCGACGCCCACCTTTGTGGCCGCCTCAGCCATGCGCCGGGCCACCTCGGGGGAGCCAGGGGGGCACTCGTAAGGCTCGAAGGTGACCTTAAAAAACGGGTCCTCCATGATGTAGCGCTCCAGGTCTGCCCTGGCACGCCTTATGGAGTCCAGGCATATTGAGTGGAAGCGCTCGTCAGCCGTAACCGTTACAATGGTCTCCTTGATGCGGTATTTTCTGGACAGCATGTCAGTACTCGGGCAGCTTAATCACCCTCACGGGGCATGCGTTCACGCAGTTCCCGCACTGGACGCACAGCTTCTCGTCCATCCTCACCCGCCAGTCATACTCGTAGCGTATTGCTCCGACCGGGCAGGCCGAGACGCATGCCCCACAGTGTATACAGTTCTCCTCATCCTTTGTGATGGGCACGTCGAGGCGGGTGACCTCCACCTTTTTGCGCTTTAGCACGTTTACTACCTCGCGGCAGCTATCGTCGGGCACGTTGACGACTATCTCGCCCTGGGGGCCCTCCACCCTGGCCCGCTCTATCTCGAGCTTGACGCCCGTCTCAAGCACCGCTTCCGCTATGATCGGCTTTTTGATTATCTCCGAGTTGAATCTGAGGAGCAGCTTCACTGGCGCAACCCCCTGGATATGAGCTTGCTCAGGCCTTCGCCCGTCACTATGCCCAGCACCTTCCTGTCCTTATCGATGACCGGCAGCGCCGAGATGTTGTGCTTCTCCAGCAGCCGTACCGCCAGGTCAACGGGGTCCTCCGGGGACACGGTTATCACGTTCCTGGTCATGATAGGCGCCAGGTCTCCGTCCTTTGACAGGGCCAGGGCCTTGGACACGTCCCACGAGGTCACGATGCCCACCAGCCTTTTATCCTCATCCACGACCGGGAGGTGGTTGAACCTGTCCTCTATTATCTTTTTGGCCGCCTCATACACGCTAAATCCGACCTTGATGGTGGCCACCGGCACCATGACGTCCTTGATGAGCGGCATCTCCTGGGTCTGTTTCATCGGCTTCGTAGAGCCTTCCACCGGGATGCGCTCCACGGGCGATGACAGGAAAAACTTTCCACTCTTGATCCAGGATTTAAGCTCTGCGGCGACCTGCCTGGCCATGTAGAAGCTCGAGAGCGATGACGTCTTCACCTCCTTGCCATTGAGGTCAATCATGCCGCTCTTCAGCTCCTCATACGTCACTTTCCGGAGCTCGGGCTTGGACCGCCTAGGAACCGAGTAGTCGTAAACGCCCGTGACTATTTCGGCGTCGCTGACCGCCGTGGCCCTCGCAATATCATCGTTCAATATGGGTATAGGTATGCCCAGCCCCACGTACATCGTCGTGCCGTACTTATAAAAAGTTGCGGCCCGTATGTACTCCCGCTTCATCTTTTTCAAATTCCCCGTGACCATCAGCGTGCCAAAGCCTC from Methanocella conradii HZ254 harbors:
- a CDS encoding RNA-binding domain-containing protein; amino-acid sequence: MIHYILFRTQSHATEDVSRVRQALVNVLPPDTPIKEEETRGYFDNPITVLTARLEKKAAEEYVKFLKSRLLEADLKELVKELPERVSDDCDFYLKLSKQDAYLGDIRLTYAEDVIAIRAKVAAYPARREAALKVLEEYFNDP
- the rnp3 gene encoding ribonuclease P protein component 3, which translates into the protein MIREAFYDLGVHAYPEGGSTLSLMALKAKEYGYAGLCTVNHSDFFLDVKKVPVPEGVEVVQGVEVVARDANDLRRQVDRFRKKVRVLAVHGGDAAINRAACEEERVDILMHPQDGKTGGLNHVLARLAADKGVAIGFELLPIIYNKGGSRVRTLSGYRANLALAKKYGAPFVVVSGAMSIYDMRDVRTALSLCRLLGMGEKDAIRGLSFYPSEILRRSSPGYIMEGVQVIG
- a CDS encoding glycosyltransferase produces the protein MDISVIIPTYNEEKYIETCLRSLKCQDFSGNYEVIVSDGSSTDATVEIACKYADRVIVDRKDTIAYGRQVGSMAARYPVLAFTDADTFIPSDWLSSLAASLEDSRVVGVHGKLLPLDGNRFEQEFCNYVLPPFSRFMVQINKPSVPGSNFAVRRRAFNKVKGFNTKLVTGEDVDLCNRIKSLGRFVYNPDAVVYVSTRRVRQWGYLKMLSFYTANTIRYHTFGSVSKYFEPIR
- a CDS encoding UPF0280 family protein encodes the protein MLSRKYRIKETIVTVTADERFHSICLDSIRRARADLERYIMEDPFFKVTFEPYECPPGSPEVARRMAEAATKVGVGPMAAVAGTIAWLALEDMVRAGCAHAIIDNGGDIALINDRPVVVGIYAGESPIKGLGLEVEPRGSILGICTSSGTVGPSISLGNSDAALVISEDVSLADAAATALGNRIIDKESLAHAFDFLKEVPEVSGAIGIIGDSMATYGRLPKLVRVDVPYDKITKAD
- a CDS encoding 4Fe-4S binding protein, translating into MKLLLRFNSEIIKKPIIAEAVLETGVKLEIERARVEGPQGEIVVNVPDDSCREVVNVLKRKKVEVTRLDVPITKDEENCIHCGACVSACPVGAIRYEYDWRVRMDEKLCVQCGNCVNACPVRVIKLPEY
- a CDS encoding homocysteine biosynthesis protein, whose amino-acid sequence is MRRTIEEINEKIRDGSVNVVTAEEMTALVQELGVSEAARQVDVVTTGTFGAMCSSGVFFNFGHSDPPIKMQRVWLNDVEAYTGIAAVDAYLGATQLSDTKGMDYGGSHVIEDLLKGEEVWLKAIAYGTDCYPRKRIDTSITLDDMNQAIMVNPRNAYQKYNAATNCSSKTIYTYMGTLLPNNGNVTYSGAGVLSPLSNDPNYETIGVGTRIFLGGAQGYIISEGTQHSPSGGFGTLMVTGNLKKMKREYIRAATFYKYGTTMYVGLGIPIPILNDDIARATAVSDAEIVTGVYDYSVPRRSKPELRKVTYEELKSGMIDLNGKEVKTSSLSSFYMARQVAAELKSWIKSGKFFLSSPVERIPVEGSTKPMKQTQEMPLIKDVMVPVATIKVGFSVYEAAKKIIEDRFNHLPVVDEDKRLVGIVTSWDVSKALALSKDGDLAPIMTRNVITVSPEDPVDLAVRLLEKHNISALPVIDKDRKVLGIVTGEGLSKLISRGLRQ